A region of Desulfuromonas thiophila DNA encodes the following proteins:
- a CDS encoding type IV pilus twitching motility protein PilT gives MNPPLDMAAPQFQVTRPQPGSLAGLLQLMRDEGASDLHLSAYMAPALRVKGAMRFYACSPLRPDQVEQLLDEILSSRHKKLLDENHSADLGIELAGLGRFRVAVYFQRGVLCAAFRLLADGMPSFAELKLPESLAGLPGFRDGLVLITGSTGSGKSTTLATIVDEINRTSARTIITIEDPVEYMHASRKSVVFQRELHRDVGSFASAMRDALRSDPDVILVGEMRDLETIRTAITAAETGHLVFSTLHSRDATSTVNRMVGAFPAEEQGQIRQQLSTSLRAVVSQRLLPAQKGGGRVPAVEVMFVNNGIANLIRLGKDEMIYSAIETGLREGMQTMEQSLIYQVRNGAIDLETALQAARRPDLLRQRLALGQKGGF, from the coding sequence ATGAATCCGCCGCTGGACATGGCGGCACCGCAGTTTCAGGTGACGCGGCCGCAGCCGGGCAGCCTGGCCGGCCTGCTGCAGCTCATGCGTGACGAGGGCGCGTCGGATCTGCACCTGTCGGCGTATATGGCGCCGGCGCTGCGGGTCAAGGGCGCCATGCGCTTTTATGCCTGCTCGCCGCTGCGACCGGATCAGGTGGAACAGCTGCTGGACGAGATTCTCTCCAGTCGCCACAAGAAGCTGCTGGACGAGAACCATTCGGCCGACCTGGGCATCGAACTGGCGGGGCTGGGCCGTTTTCGCGTGGCGGTTTATTTTCAGCGCGGCGTGCTGTGCGCCGCCTTCCGCCTGCTGGCCGATGGCATGCCGTCGTTCGCCGAGCTGAAGCTGCCGGAGAGCCTGGCCGGTCTGCCGGGCTTCCGTGACGGGCTGGTGCTGATTACCGGCTCGACCGGCTCGGGCAAGTCAACCACCCTGGCCACCATCGTGGACGAAATCAATCGTACCAGTGCGCGCACCATCATCACCATCGAAGACCCCGTCGAGTACATGCATGCCAGTCGCAAAAGCGTGGTGTTCCAGCGTGAATTGCACCGCGACGTGGGCTCCTTTGCCTCGGCCATGCGCGATGCCCTGCGCAGCGACCCCGACGTGATCCTGGTGGGCGAGATGCGTGACCTGGAAACCATCCGCACGGCCATCACGGCGGCGGAAACGGGCCATCTGGTGTTTTCCACGCTGCATTCGCGTGACGCCACCTCGACGGTCAACCGCATGGTGGGGGCGTTTCCGGCCGAGGAGCAGGGCCAGATTCGCCAGCAGCTGTCCACCTCGCTGCGGGCGGTGGTGTCCCAGCGGTTGCTGCCGGCGCAGAAGGGCGGCGGCCGGGTGCCGGCGGTGGAGGTGATGTTCGTCAATAACGGCATCGCCAACCTGATCCGCCTGGGCAAGGACGAGATGATCTATTCCGCTATTGAAACGGGACTGCGGGAGGGCATGCAGACCATGGAGCAGTCGCTGATCTACCAGGTGCGCAATGGCGCCATCGATCTGGAAACGGCATTGCAGGCGGCGCGGCGGCCCGATCTGCTGCGCCAGCGGCTGGCCCTGGGGCAGAAAGGAGGGTTCTGA
- a CDS encoding type II secretion system protein, with protein sequence MKHSRLRRLLNQLLPALRRPRLAAQQGFTLLEILVVLTIMGFLIAMVAPRLSGITSGAGGTVCDSNKGRGRDYVAGFYEKYNRYPNKLTNLVMDDAAVAMGTAGKFQIVPVDDQDPETKAEVIKYEQASAFRHLVHHLNAAEAKELIGLGITHLVNLNDYTGLADNGSGGYQAATGRDASGPGRLGNWRPVNAIATPAPLREVVKVQEGLGVAMSGCGAVDPAANTFFFTQGERNWGMEDTFGRIVLTIGPDSELVEKGMITKAGTAPGGQRNSDLYTFDEYAVILPRLEATSARLTDSAATFAACWGSGTTNANTLKNVTKFIWPKGQGPAEGSAGWTASGYTIATNLMNLAVRQQVDLTAAQEPWQFMKQRDQGGDQYGYNLNGNPYLQ encoded by the coding sequence ATGAAACATTCGAGGTTACGTCGCTTGCTGAACCAGCTGCTGCCGGCCCTGCGCCGCCCGCGCCTGGCCGCCCAGCAGGGCTTCACCCTGCTGGAAATCCTGGTGGTGCTCACCATCATGGGCTTCCTCATCGCCATGGTGGCGCCGCGCCTGTCCGGCATCACCAGCGGCGCCGGCGGCACCGTGTGCGACAGCAACAAGGGGCGGGGCCGCGATTACGTCGCGGGTTTTTATGAGAAGTACAACCGCTATCCCAACAAGCTGACCAACCTGGTCATGGACGACGCTGCTGTTGCGATGGGCACTGCGGGCAAGTTCCAGATTGTACCGGTTGACGATCAGGACCCCGAAACCAAAGCCGAGGTCATCAAATACGAGCAGGCCAGCGCCTTCCGTCATCTGGTGCATCATCTCAATGCCGCCGAAGCCAAGGAGCTGATCGGCCTGGGCATCACCCATCTGGTCAACCTCAACGACTACACTGGCCTGGCGGACAACGGCTCGGGCGGCTATCAGGCGGCCACGGGCCGTGATGCCAGCGGCCCCGGCCGGCTGGGCAACTGGCGTCCTGTCAATGCCATCGCCACACCAGCGCCCCTGCGTGAGGTGGTGAAGGTGCAGGAGGGCCTCGGCGTGGCCATGTCCGGCTGCGGCGCGGTTGATCCGGCGGCCAACACGTTCTTCTTTACCCAGGGCGAGCGCAACTGGGGCATGGAAGACACCTTCGGCCGCATTGTCCTGACCATTGGGCCGGACAGTGAACTGGTGGAAAAGGGCATGATCACCAAGGCCGGCACCGCGCCCGGCGGCCAGCGCAACAGCGATCTGTACACCTTTGACGAATATGCCGTCATCCTGCCGCGTCTTGAAGCCACCAGCGCCCGTCTGACTGATTCCGCCGCCACCTTTGCTGCCTGCTGGGGTAGTGGCACGACAAACGCGAACACTCTCAAGAACGTGACCAAGTTCATCTGGCCCAAGGGCCAGGGTCCGGCCGAGGGTAGCGCGGGCTGGACCGCCAGTGGTTACACCATTGCCACCAACCTGATGAATCTGGCTGTCCGGCAGCAGGTTGACCTGACGGCGGCGCAGGAGCCCTGGCAGTTCATGAAGCAGCGCGATCAGGGTGGCGACCAGTACGGTTACAACCTCAACGGCAACCCATACTTGCAGTAA
- a CDS encoding type II secretion system protein GspD: protein MKGAPVRGLALLLTLVPAMLLALSLTGCAGSAAAPERFVPDGHLLMEAAAGTARDFAAAEPLAEIAPEEPLVKVLQGTALDARAAGALLAGEAEAPPVAALDRRVNLLQLRETPLEQVVFLLNALCEANLVVTPEAARRVVSIELRRVSLRAAIEAICRLQDLWYRERGGIVTLMTSAEYAREVVVHRHDYSRAFTLRYTNATDLARLLQAVMGGQVLFADIGSEQVYGHVLAEGAAGGGGGAATAVGTAILEEADKQHQAVLQVLGDGLADELQLAERLGKKASAVVTVFKRNNMILARSLDERVLDEIGRLLATLDTPTNQVLLEISILQVTLNDGYESFFKIDFPGNSKLSLGSLPSSTGSGDSTLAVLMGNANIQARMRFFAEENRMNVLATPYLMSANNSTVEFFVGEETPLRDDVTSKTLYDDEGNPTTTLYEMTINREELGTDLEISSFINDDGTITMDFNAEISTPNLGVTEITVVDENTGTAQSFPLDGVNKSELTSMITAAPGETLAIGGIIREQLEKTENKVPLLGDLPYLGLLFKELADTKTKTETVILLTPHLIRHPRQATEVSREFLDRRSSHPRFERQQENLLNYPVRGAAGAAVP, encoded by the coding sequence ATGAAGGGGGCGCCTGTCCGTGGGCTGGCCCTGTTGTTGACCCTGGTGCCCGCCATGCTGCTGGCCCTGTCGTTGACGGGTTGTGCCGGTTCCGCCGCCGCGCCGGAACGCTTTGTGCCGGATGGCCACCTGCTGATGGAGGCGGCGGCGGGAACGGCACGGGATTTCGCCGCAGCTGAGCCGCTGGCGGAAATCGCGCCGGAAGAGCCGCTGGTGAAGGTGTTGCAGGGCACTGCGCTGGACGCGCGCGCGGCCGGCGCACTGCTGGCCGGCGAGGCTGAAGCGCCGCCGGTGGCGGCGCTGGACCGGCGGGTGAATCTGCTGCAGTTGCGGGAAACGCCGCTGGAGCAGGTGGTGTTTCTGCTCAATGCCCTGTGCGAGGCCAATCTTGTTGTCACGCCGGAAGCCGCTCGCCGGGTGGTGAGCATCGAGCTGCGGCGGGTGAGTCTGCGGGCCGCCATCGAGGCCATCTGCCGCTTGCAGGATCTGTGGTATCGCGAGCGCGGCGGCATCGTCACCCTGATGACCAGTGCCGAATATGCCCGCGAAGTGGTGGTGCATCGTCATGACTACAGCCGCGCTTTCACCTTGCGCTACACCAATGCCACCGATCTGGCGCGGCTGCTGCAGGCGGTGATGGGCGGTCAGGTGCTTTTTGCCGATATCGGTTCGGAACAGGTGTACGGCCATGTGCTGGCCGAGGGTGCGGCCGGCGGTGGTGGCGGCGCGGCCACGGCGGTCGGTACGGCGATTCTCGAAGAGGCCGACAAGCAGCACCAGGCGGTGCTGCAGGTTCTTGGTGATGGTCTGGCCGATGAGCTGCAGCTGGCCGAGCGGCTGGGCAAAAAGGCTTCGGCGGTGGTGACGGTGTTCAAGCGCAACAACATGATTCTGGCCCGCTCGCTGGATGAACGGGTGCTCGACGAGATCGGCCGCCTGCTGGCGACCCTCGACACGCCGACCAATCAGGTGCTGCTGGAAATCAGCATTTTGCAGGTCACGCTCAACGATGGGTACGAGAGTTTTTTCAAGATTGATTTTCCCGGCAACAGCAAGCTGTCCCTCGGCAGCCTGCCCAGTTCGACCGGCTCGGGCGACAGCACCCTGGCGGTGCTGATGGGCAATGCCAACATTCAGGCGCGCATGCGCTTTTTCGCCGAGGAAAACCGCATGAACGTGCTGGCCACGCCCTACCTGATGAGCGCCAACAACAGCACGGTGGAGTTCTTTGTCGGCGAGGAGACGCCGCTGCGTGACGACGTGACCAGCAAGACCCTTTACGACGACGAGGGCAACCCGACCACCACCCTGTATGAAATGACCATCAACCGCGAAGAACTGGGCACGGATCTGGAGATTTCCTCCTTCATCAACGACGACGGCACCATCACCATGGATTTCAACGCCGAGATCTCGACGCCCAATCTGGGCGTGACCGAGATCACCGTGGTGGATGAGAACACCGGCACGGCGCAATCCTTTCCCCTTGATGGCGTGAACAAGAGCGAGCTGACCTCGATGATCACGGCGGCACCGGGCGAGACCCTGGCCATTGGCGGCATCATCCGCGAGCAGTTGGAGAAGACGGAAAACAAGGTGCCGCTGCTGGGCGATCTGCCCTATCTCGGCCTGCTGTTCAAGGAGCTGGCCGACACCAAGACCAAGACCGAGACCGTGATTCTGCTGACGCCGCATCTGATTCGTCATCCGCGCCAGGCCACCGAGGTGAGCCGCGAATTTCTTGACCGGCGCAGTTCACATCCGCGGTTCGAGCGCCAGCAGGAGAATCTGCTCAACTACCCGGTGCGTGGCGCGGCCGGCGCGGCGGTGCCATGA
- a CDS encoding type II secretion system protein, whose product MKAVLLKKLRRLQAQQGFTLLEILVVLTIMGFLIAMVAPRLAGISGGAVDTVCDSNQNRMVSYLGAYFEKTNRFPDKLTNLVSELATADTYTIPAVSDDDPENGPETLASEFMGRNHFRIHYLNAKEVAELKGMGIVNLFNLNAYEWMDDAGTLKAGYDAAGTNPTEVAFTAITAADQKPSMEQVALKTAATTGDVLDNPIAVAMVGMGVASNADAAFAVADEERGWGEPDFLGRIVLGMGPESGLITAGIISNAAHCPGGIQNADNVTYNDYNVVLPRLASTVDRMTSTNLPATAIATPKALKAAAYDDEPAASYNIVDQTTNTDNLNLRTRTFDITAAQESYQYATQCPEGHMYPEDDGEFWGIDLLNDNTI is encoded by the coding sequence ATGAAAGCTGTTCTGCTGAAAAAACTGCGCCGTCTGCAGGCGCAACAGGGTTTTACCCTGCTCGAAATCCTCGTCGTGCTCACCATCATGGGCTTTTTGATCGCCATGGTCGCCCCGCGTCTGGCCGGCATCTCCGGCGGCGCCGTCGATACCGTCTGCGACAGCAACCAGAACCGCATGGTCAGCTATCTGGGGGCCTATTTTGAAAAGACCAACCGCTTCCCGGACAAACTGACCAACCTGGTGTCGGAACTGGCAACGGCTGACACCTATACCATCCCCGCGGTTTCCGATGACGATCCGGAAAACGGGCCGGAAACCCTGGCTTCCGAGTTCATGGGCCGCAACCACTTCCGCATTCACTATCTGAATGCCAAGGAAGTTGCCGAACTCAAGGGCATGGGCATCGTCAACCTGTTCAACCTGAATGCCTATGAGTGGATGGACGATGCTGGCACTCTCAAGGCGGGTTATGACGCTGCTGGTACCAACCCGACCGAAGTGGCGTTCACAGCCATTACCGCTGCTGACCAAAAACCCTCCATGGAGCAGGTTGCTCTGAAAACTGCCGCCACAACTGGTGACGTTCTGGACAACCCCATTGCCGTGGCCATGGTCGGCATGGGCGTTGCTTCCAATGCCGATGCCGCTTTCGCAGTCGCTGACGAAGAGCGCGGTTGGGGTGAGCCGGACTTCCTTGGCCGCATCGTGCTGGGCATGGGTCCGGAATCGGGCCTGATCACCGCCGGCATCATCAGCAACGCCGCCCATTGCCCCGGCGGCATCCAGAATGCCGACAACGTCACCTACAACGACTACAACGTTGTGCTGCCCCGCCTGGCCTCTACTGTTGACCGCATGACGTCGACGAATCTGCCCGCTACCGCGATTGCTACTCCAAAAGCGCTGAAAGCCGCTGCTTATGACGACGAGCCCGCAGCTTCTTACAACATTGTCGATCAAACAACGAATACGGACAACTTGAACCTGCGTACCCGCACCTTCGACATCACCGCAGCTCAGGAATCCTACCAGTACGCCACCCAGTGCCCCGAGGGCCATATGTATCCCGAGGATGACGGCGAGTTCTGGGGTATCGACCTGCTTAACGACAACACCATCTAA
- a CDS encoding type II secretion system F family protein yields the protein MPMYRYSAMDAGGQMQSSTLVATDPGAAALALLRRNLNPLRIEEAAEGAESLGQILGRLGRVRRRQVIIFLRMLAALLRSGITITESLSVLHGQAMGYRFRAVLEDIKIHIEGGVALSDALARYPRIFPAVAVNMVRAGETGGILEEALTSLVSYMEKRAALQRAILRAFIYPSVVLLVSVGVILFLVTFVIPRFLTLLQGRALPWNTQLMFDASQFILGHGRLLTLAVAASVLLLVLLFSVHESRALLDRYKVYLPLVGPVFRFSVIVQFTRTLASLLESGLPLVESLRLTTATVRNQAVKDAMEVALERIVSGDPLSLVVRDLPVFTGLATALFRVGEQSGSMDESAALLADIYEAQLEDRVATMSAMIEPVLIISLGGIVGFVAWSLVAGMLSLYS from the coding sequence ATGCCGATGTATCGCTACAGCGCCATGGATGCCGGGGGCCAGATGCAGAGCTCCACCCTGGTGGCGACCGACCCCGGCGCGGCGGCGCTGGCCTTGCTGCGGCGCAACCTCAATCCCCTGCGTATTGAGGAAGCCGCCGAAGGCGCGGAGTCGCTGGGACAGATATTGGGTCGTCTGGGGCGGGTGCGGCGGCGCCAGGTGATCATCTTCCTGCGCATGCTGGCGGCGTTGCTGCGTTCGGGCATCACCATTACCGAATCCCTGTCGGTGTTGCATGGCCAGGCCATGGGTTACCGGTTCCGGGCGGTGCTGGAGGATATCAAGATTCATATCGAGGGTGGCGTGGCCCTGAGCGACGCCCTGGCCCGCTATCCGCGCATCTTTCCGGCGGTGGCGGTGAACATGGTGCGGGCCGGCGAAACCGGCGGCATCCTGGAAGAGGCCCTGACCAGTCTGGTGAGCTACATGGAAAAACGGGCCGCCCTGCAGCGGGCCATCCTGCGGGCGTTCATCTACCCTTCGGTGGTGCTGCTGGTGTCGGTGGGGGTGATCCTGTTTCTGGTGACCTTCGTGATTCCGCGTTTTCTCACCTTGCTGCAGGGCCGTGCCCTGCCGTGGAATACCCAGCTGATGTTCGATGCCTCGCAGTTCATTCTGGGGCACGGCCGGCTGCTGACGCTGGCCGTGGCCGCCAGTGTGCTGCTGCTGGTGCTGTTGTTTTCGGTGCATGAGAGCCGCGCGCTGCTCGACCGCTACAAGGTGTATCTGCCGCTGGTCGGGCCGGTGTTCCGCTTTTCCGTCATCGTGCAGTTCACCCGTACGCTGGCGTCGTTGCTCGAGAGTGGTTTGCCGCTGGTGGAGTCGCTGCGGCTGACCACGGCCACGGTGCGTAACCAGGCGGTGAAGGACGCCATGGAGGTGGCGCTGGAACGCATTGTTTCCGGTGATCCGCTGTCGCTGGTGGTGCGCGATCTGCCGGTATTCACCGGTCTGGCGACGGCGCTGTTCCGGGTGGGCGAGCAGTCCGGCAGCATGGACGAATCGGCGGCGCTGCTGGCGGATATCTATGAAGCCCAGTTGGAGGACCGGGTGGCGACCATGAGCGCGATGATCGAGCCGGTACTGATCATTTCCCTGGGGGGCATTGTCGGTTTTGTTGCCTGGTCGCTGGTGGCGGGCATGCTCAGTCTGTACAGCTGA
- the pilO gene encoding type 4a pilus biogenesis protein PilO, with protein MRKLTKLEKFGLVAAVLVGGSYSYMQKVYDPQAAALKKTIAKLNSTVQEYNALSDPPSLLPLTKTLEKQTAERDALREQLTLAGGRTGTADEVVQLLDRVNGLAVEAGLTVVHLQPRDRVTGPLYDWDCFDLQLRGDHARLLYFLQRLIDLPQPVEVRQLKIERENDAGGRVRISAQLLF; from the coding sequence ATGCGTAAGCTGACCAAGCTGGAAAAGTTCGGACTGGTGGCGGCGGTGCTGGTGGGCGGCTCTTATTCGTACATGCAGAAGGTGTATGACCCCCAGGCGGCGGCGCTGAAGAAGACCATCGCCAAGCTCAACAGCACGGTGCAGGAATATAACGCCCTGAGCGACCCGCCCTCGCTGTTGCCGCTGACCAAGACACTGGAAAAGCAGACGGCCGAACGCGACGCCCTGCGCGAGCAGCTCACCCTGGCCGGTGGTCGTACCGGCACGGCGGATGAGGTGGTGCAGCTGCTCGATCGGGTGAACGGGCTGGCGGTGGAGGCGGGCCTGACCGTGGTGCATCTGCAGCCCAGGGACCGGGTGACGGGGCCGTTGTACGACTGGGACTGCTTCGATCTGCAACTGCGGGGCGACCATGCCCGGCTGCTGTATTTTCTGCAGCGGCTGATTGACCTGCCGCAGCCTGTCGAGGTGCGCCAGTTGAAGATCGAGCGGGAAAATGATGCGGGCGGGCGGGTGCGGATTTCGGCCCAGCTGTTGTTCTAG
- a CDS encoding GspE/PulE family protein → MRQQPERLGEFLVRRGVLAREAVSAILEEQRRTRDPFGQIAVRRGYLDEESLTEQLAGFTQIPLLQREGITEDADLIARVPRAMAEKLGVVPLGRGERQELVCACNGPLPMAALQSLSKLVNRPVKLQLVPASLLGKMRSEASLRDLDTRIQIRDADAMAEDVHFVAEVLEKLLLRAVRLDASDLHLEPGRVELLVRIRVDGMLQITERLPLQLQDKLVSRIKVLAELDIAEKRMPQDGAFFFRPEHVHLPFSGINIRVSSLPVVYGEKVVMRLLPSNESAIGVGELGMAAATLEVFKRMASRPHGMVLVTGPTGSGKSTTLYGLMQMLRSETTNITTLEDPVELKLPGINQTQIVAGPKISFAGALRSILRQDPDVIMVGEIRDRATIEVALQAAITGHLVLTTLHTNDAPSSFTRLVDMGAESFLVATSVLGILAQRLVRRVCPLCRRGRPVSLAELRLLGLETTEVEGAFAIQRGEGCDHCRGTGYTGRVGLFELLEMDETLKQMVAEREPAERLRRHAREQLGFRTLFEDGVEKVRQGMTTPEEILRVTMN, encoded by the coding sequence ATGCGGCAGCAACCGGAACGTCTGGGTGAGTTTCTGGTGCGGCGTGGCGTGTTGGCCCGTGAGGCGGTCTCGGCCATTCTGGAGGAACAGCGGCGCACGCGTGATCCCTTCGGCCAGATTGCCGTGCGGCGTGGCTATCTCGACGAGGAGAGCCTGACCGAGCAGCTGGCCGGCTTCACCCAGATTCCGCTGCTGCAGCGCGAGGGCATTACCGAGGATGCCGATCTGATCGCGCGGGTGCCGCGCGCCATGGCGGAGAAGCTGGGCGTGGTGCCGCTGGGGCGCGGCGAGCGACAGGAACTGGTCTGCGCCTGCAACGGTCCGCTGCCCATGGCGGCGTTGCAGTCGCTGAGCAAACTGGTCAACCGGCCGGTCAAGTTGCAACTGGTGCCGGCCTCGCTGCTGGGCAAGATGCGTTCGGAAGCGTCATTGCGGGATCTGGATACCCGCATTCAGATCCGCGACGCCGACGCCATGGCCGAGGACGTTCATTTTGTCGCCGAGGTGCTGGAAAAGCTGTTGCTGCGGGCGGTGCGGCTGGATGCCTCCGACCTGCATCTGGAGCCCGGCCGGGTGGAGCTGCTGGTGCGCATCCGCGTGGATGGCATGTTGCAGATCACCGAGCGCCTGCCGCTGCAACTGCAGGACAAGCTGGTATCGCGCATCAAGGTGCTGGCCGAACTGGATATCGCGGAAAAACGCATGCCGCAGGATGGCGCTTTTTTCTTTCGCCCGGAGCATGTCCATCTGCCGTTTTCCGGCATCAATATCCGCGTTTCCAGCCTGCCGGTGGTTTACGGCGAGAAGGTGGTCATGCGACTGCTGCCGAGCAATGAGTCGGCCATCGGCGTCGGTGAACTGGGCATGGCGGCTGCCACGCTGGAGGTTTTCAAGCGCATGGCGTCGCGCCCTCACGGCATGGTGCTGGTAACCGGGCCGACGGGCAGCGGCAAGTCCACCACCCTGTATGGCCTGATGCAGATGCTGCGTTCGGAAACCACCAACATCACCACCCTGGAGGATCCGGTGGAGCTGAAGCTGCCGGGCATCAACCAGACCCAGATTGTCGCCGGGCCCAAGATCAGCTTTGCCGGGGCGCTGCGTTCCATTCTGCGGCAGGATCCCGACGTGATCATGGTGGGCGAGATTCGTGACCGGGCCACCATCGAGGTCGCGTTGCAGGCGGCGATCACTGGCCATCTGGTCTTGACCACCCTGCACACCAACGATGCGCCATCGTCCTTCACCCGCCTTGTCGATATGGGGGCGGAATCCTTTCTGGTGGCGACATCGGTGCTGGGGATTCTGGCCCAACGGCTGGTGCGGCGGGTCTGCCCACTGTGCCGCCGGGGCCGGCCGGTCTCGCTGGCGGAGCTGCGGTTGCTGGGGCTGGAAACCACGGAGGTCGAAGGTGCTTTCGCGATCCAGCGCGGCGAGGGTTGCGATCATTGCCGGGGCACGGGCTATACCGGCCGCGTTGGTCTGTTTGAACTGCTGGAAATGGATGAGACCCTCAAGCAGATGGTGGCCGAGCGTGAACCGGCCGAGCGCTTGCGGCGCCATGCGCGGGAGCAGCTGGGCTTTCGCACCCTGTTCGAGGATGGCGTGGAAAAGGTGCGGCAGGGGATGACGACGCCGGAGGAAATCCTGCGCGTGACCATGAACTGA
- a CDS encoding prepilin-type N-terminal cleavage/methylation domain-containing protein encodes MKEFLLIGSSWPRQRQAVGQAGFTLLEVLLVLFVLGLMAAMVLPAIGGLDNRARAEITRANMALLRNAIVGPADRFDAEGRPLVGGYVGDLHRWPDLWEPRAEIRPSASVSGWDSPASMTPGLGQGPDYRMDENLVFFRPSGSFKARRWHWQRPYRRLYDDTTNNADHIGGLETENEGQPRGLWTRYPEDLPFDIGAGASPHRAPGFDLGPNWKGPYINPPLDGLLADADHLATSDADYAALEPRWHSSGAHANHETWEDGDYLPAPAEPGEFFDDKESFRLLQNDGRLVDGWGRALRFFITADPDAAGETLFWILSEGPDRAAEYPNKGTCASHAWTPDANDIMSQGYDPEAAVNQDNIVMKLSSRDWRALLAQENRRKSEATAALLQRLRQALIGAAPTGFNSGFTAHLERWPRLFRWESAASDWDDQEGATAYSVGQPRELWTATPTADSSDDLAPQGWGLGWQRAYLDAPAGAGADQQLRDAWGRELLLFHDAGGNALLLLSRGADGLYAFGSTVDGAGQEPANATEDFDLDAYDPVTPSNQDNVVLRLDAVLWRPGYFLLPRVTLFNIDPATCRATFHRSAALVDGVDRLKAGVDGVVTDADGDGAADDWVIGDGTAVNPAFACSDLSSHQGASGARYLLLWHDADDNGELDSGEPCQALIYPLLPLAGTGVQPALTLDASVDFHAAP; translated from the coding sequence ATGAAGGAATTCCTGCTTATCGGGTCGTCCTGGCCCCGGCAGCGCCAGGCGGTGGGGCAGGCCGGCTTCACCCTGCTGGAGGTGTTGCTGGTGCTGTTTGTCCTCGGCCTGATGGCCGCCATGGTGCTGCCGGCCATTGGCGGACTGGATAACCGCGCCCGTGCCGAGATCACCCGCGCCAACATGGCGCTGCTGCGCAACGCCATTGTCGGGCCGGCGGATCGTTTTGACGCCGAGGGCCGGCCGCTGGTGGGCGGCTATGTCGGCGATCTGCACCGCTGGCCCGATCTGTGGGAGCCGCGCGCGGAAATCCGCCCCAGCGCCAGTGTCTCCGGCTGGGACAGCCCGGCGAGCATGACGCCCGGTCTGGGTCAGGGGCCGGACTACCGGATGGACGAGAATCTGGTCTTCTTCCGTCCATCCGGCAGTTTCAAGGCCAGGCGCTGGCACTGGCAGCGGCCCTACCGGCGGCTTTACGACGACACGACCAATAACGCCGATCATATCGGCGGGCTGGAAACGGAAAACGAGGGCCAGCCGCGCGGCCTGTGGACACGCTATCCCGAGGATCTGCCGTTTGATATCGGCGCCGGCGCCAGCCCGCACCGGGCGCCGGGGTTTGACCTGGGGCCGAACTGGAAAGGGCCGTACATCAACCCGCCGCTGGATGGGTTGCTGGCCGATGCCGACCATCTGGCGACCAGCGATGCCGATTACGCGGCATTGGAGCCGCGCTGGCACAGCAGTGGCGCCCATGCCAACCACGAAACCTGGGAGGATGGCGACTACCTCCCCGCGCCAGCGGAGCCTGGCGAGTTCTTTGACGACAAGGAATCTTTTCGGCTGTTGCAAAATGATGGCCGCCTTGTCGATGGCTGGGGCCGGGCGCTGCGTTTCTTCATCACCGCCGACCCGGACGCTGCCGGTGAAACCCTGTTCTGGATTCTGTCGGAAGGGCCGGATCGAGCGGCTGAATACCCGAACAAGGGCACCTGTGCCAGCCATGCCTGGACACCGGACGCGAACGACATCATGAGTCAGGGCTACGACCCCGAGGCCGCTGTCAATCAGGATAACATTGTCATGAAACTGAGCTCGCGCGACTGGCGCGCCCTGCTGGCGCAGGAGAATCGCCGCAAGAGCGAGGCCACCGCCGCCCTGTTGCAGCGGCTGCGGCAGGCCCTCATCGGCGCGGCGCCGACGGGTTTCAACAGTGGCTTTACCGCGCATCTGGAGCGCTGGCCCCGGCTGTTTCGCTGGGAGTCTGCCGCTTCGGACTGGGACGATCAGGAGGGTGCGACGGCCTACAGCGTCGGTCAGCCGCGCGAACTGTGGACGGCGACACCCACCGCCGACAGCAGTGACGATCTGGCTCCTCAGGGCTGGGGTCTGGGCTGGCAGCGTGCCTATCTGGACGCGCCGGCCGGCGCGGGGGCCGATCAGCAATTGCGCGATGCCTGGGGTCGCGAGCTGCTGCTGTTTCATGACGCCGGCGGGAATGCGCTGCTGCTCCTCTCGCGCGGGGCGGACGGGCTTTATGCTTTCGGTAGTACGGTCGATGGCGCGGGGCAGGAGCCGGCCAATGCCACGGAGGATTTCGATCTGGACGCCTATGATCCGGTTACCCCCTCCAATCAGGACAATGTGGTGTTGCGGCTCGACGCCGTTCTGTGGCGGCCGGGGTATTTTCTCCTGCCCCGCGTGACCCTGTTCAATATCGATCCGGCTACCTGCCGCGCGACCTTCCACCGCAGCGCGGCGCTGGTGGATGGGGTGGACCGGCTGAAGGCGGGTGTCGATGGGGTGGTGACCGACGCCGATGGCGATGGCGCGGCGGATGACTGGGTGATTGGCGACGGCACGGCGGTGAACCCGGCCTTTGCCTGCAGTGACCTGAGCAGTCATCAAGGCGCCAGCGGCGCGCGCTATCTGCTGTTGTGGCACGACGCCGACGACAATGGCGAACTCGACAGCGGCGAGCCCTGCCAGGCGCTGATCTATCCCCTGTTGCCGCTGGCCGGGACCGGGGTGCAGCCGGCGTTGACCCTGGATGCGAGCGTGGATTTTCATGCGGCGCCCTGA